The sequence below is a genomic window from Labilithrix sp..
ACGAGCACCGCGCCGCCGTGCGCCGCGGCATGGATGTTCTCGAAGGTCGAGAGGCCGTCGGAGTCCGGCAGGCCGAGGTCGGCGACGCACGCGTCGAAGCGCGCCCCCGCGAGGCGAGCCTTCGCGTCGGCGAGCGAAGCCACGCGCTCCACCACGAACTCGATCCGCTTGAAGCGGGTGAGCACGCGCGTGATGAGCGCCGCGTCGTCGTCGTTGTCTTCTACGAGGAGAACCGTCGTCCTCATGCCTCTCCCAAGGACGAAGCGAGAGTACCAGGCCTCGTTCAGTGCGTCGCGCCGAAGACAGGGAGCGTGAACGTCACGTCCGTGCCGGTGCCCAGTGTGCTCTCGATGCGCAGATCCCCGCCCAGTCTTCCGACGAGGCGTTTGCACTGTGCGATGCCGAGCCCGGTGCCTGCGTCGCGCGTCGTGTAAAAAGGGGTGCCGAGCTTCGAGAGGACGTCGGGCGGGATCCCCGGGCCGTTGTCGTGAACCGAGACGGTCAGGAAACCGTCCGCCACCGCCGTGTGGATGCGGACGACGCCCTCCCGCACGTGGTGCTCCTCGAGCGCCTGCTGTGCGTTCCGGATCAGGTTCACGATGACCTGGAGGAGGTCGGTCGAGGTCGCGCGCACGCGCGGGAGGTCGCTCGGTCCCTCGAAGACGAGCTTGCTCCCGCCCGCGATCCCGCCGCTCCGACACATCGAGAGCGCGAGCTTCAACACCGGTCCCGGCGCGACGTCGCCGCTCGTCGGCGGCGCGGTGTCGTGGCGCTGGAACTGGCGCATCTGCTTCATGAGGTCGGTCATGAACGTCGCGCAGCTCGCGAGGTTCGACGCGAGATCGGGGAGCTCCTCGCCGAGGGCGGCGAGCGTCGAGCGCTCTTGCTCGGTCAGCTTCGTGTCGCCGTTCGCGATGCGCGACAGCGCGGGCGCGACCTTCGAGAGCTCGCTCAGCTGCTCGGCGCTCATCGACACCGCCATCACCGGTTGGTTCAGGTCGTGGAGCACGGCGGCCGAGACCTGACCGAGCGTGCGGAGGCGCTCCGTCTGCACGAGGCGCAGCTGGAGCGCGTTGTTCTGGCGACCGGCGACGAACGCCTCGAGCGCCCAGCGCAACGTCTCTTCGAGCTCGGTCCGATCCCACGGCTTGATGACGTAGCGCGCGACGAGCCCTTCGTTCACCGCGCCGAGGATCGGCTCGAGATCGCTGTAGGCGGTGAGGATCATGCGGACGGTGTCCGGCGAGACGTCCTTCACCCGCCGCAAGAGCTCGTCGCCGCTCATCCCCGTCATCCGTTGATCGGAGACGATCACCGCGACGGGCTCGTGCGTCTTCGCGCAGAAGTCGAGCGCCTCCTCGGCGGAGGCGACCGCCTTGATCTTGAACTTCTTGCCGAACGTCGCTTGGAAGACGACGCGGTTCGCGTGCTCGTCGTCGACGTAGAGGATCAGTTGTTCGGTCGGAGTCGGAGTCATGACGGACTCGCGCTGATTCTACCGGCTTCCCTGATTGAGACGTCAGGATTCGAGCGGCATCTCCAGGCGGAAGACCGAGCCTCCGCCGTGCCGTCGGACGTCGAGCGAGCCGCCGTGACGGAGGGCGATGTCGCGCGCGGTGGAGAGCCCGAGGCCGGTGCCGCTGCCCGCGGGCTTCGTCGTGAAGAAAGGCTCGAAGATCCGCTCGCGGAGGTCCTCCGGGACCCCCGGGCCGCTGTCGGTGACCTCGAGCACGACGCGCTGCTCCTCGAGCCCGCTCCGCACCTCGACCCATCCGCCGCGGCCGGCGGCGTGGGCGCCGTTCTCGAGCAGGTTCGTGAGGACCTGCGCGAAGAGCGGCTCCGCGCAGCGGATCGGGCCGGTGTACTCGAGCTTCTCGCGCAGGCTCACGCCGTCGAGCGTGTGCTGCATCGTCGTCTTCACCCGGCGCAGGAGCGCGTCGAGCGGCACGCCCGCGCGCTTCAGCTCCACGCCGCGCTTGAACCCGAGGAGCTCGCGCGAGAGGGAGCCGACCTGGTTCGCGCAATGTTCGATCACGTCGAGCAGCTCGGCCGTCATCGAGCCGGCCTCGAGGACCTCGGCGGGGAGGAGCTCGCGCAGAGGGGCGACCGCGTTGACGATGCCGTTCGCCGGGTTCCGGATCTCGTGCGCGAGGCCGGCCGAGAGCGTGCCGAGCGCGGCGAGCTTCTCCGTCTCGAGCAGCTGCAGCGCGAGGGCGCGGATCGCGAGCTGCGAGCGCACGCGCGCGCGGAGCTCCTCCGGCTCGAACGGTTTGTGGATGTGATCGATCGCGCCGGCGTCGAAGCCGGCGAGCTTGTCCTCCACTCCGCCGAACGTCGTGAGGATGAGCACCGGCGCCATGCGGTTGTTCGGGAGCGCGCGGAAGCGCTTCGTGAGCTCGATGCCGTCGATGCCGGGCATCGCGATGTCGGTGATGAGGAGATCGGGCGCGTGGTCCTTCGCGAGCGCGAGCGCGCTCGTGCCGTCGGGCGCCGCGATGACGCGGTAGCTCGTCGCGAGCAGCTTCGCGGTGTGGTCGCGGAGCGCGGGGTCGTCCTCGGCGAGGAGGATCGTCGCGCGCGCGCCGCCGCGCATGCACTCGTAGATGCGAGGCTCCGCGAGCGCGCTGCCCGCGGCGCCGTAGTCTTCGGGGCGGAGCGCCGGCGCGTTCGCGTCGTTCGCTGCGGTCGCGCCCTCCGCCGACTCCGCCGGCTCCGCGAGCTCCGCCGGCTCCGCGAGCGGGAGCTCGACGCGGAAGAGCGCGCCGCCGCCCGGCGCGTCGAGCACGGAGGCGGCGCCGCCGTGCGCCTCCGCGAGCTCCTTCACGAGCGAGAGGCCGAGGCCGCTTCCGCCGATCGCGGCCTTGCGCGCGCCTTCGCCGCGCTCGAAGCGACCGAAGAGGCGCTTCTTCAGGTCGTCGTCGATGCCGGCGCCGTCGTCCTGCACCTCGAGGACCGCGCGGCCGTCCTCTCGCCGCACGGCGACGTGGACGGTCCCTCCCTTCGGCGTGAACTTCAGCGCGTTCGAGACGAGGTTCGCCATGATGCGCTCGAGCGCGTTCGGATCGGCGAGGACGATCGTCCCCGTCGCGACGTCGTGCGAGAGCGTGAGCGACGCCGCCCCCGCCGCCGCGGTCCACGCCTCCGCGACCGCGCCGGCCATGCGCCCCAGATCGCAGCGCGTCGTCGCGAGCTTGACCTCGTTCTCGCGTCCCTCCGCGAGGATGAGGAGCTCGTCGACCATGCGGAGCACGCGGCGCGCGCCGTGCTCGATCGCGCTCAGCGTCTTCTCCGCCGCGGGGTCGACGTTGCCGCTCCGCCGCGCCTCCGCGACGGCGAGGAGGATGAGCGAGAGCGGAGAGCGGAGGTCGTGGTTGACGTTCGCGAAGATGCGATCGCGCGCTTCCTTCGCCTCGCGGAGCTCGGCGGTGCGCTCGGCGACGCGGGCCTCGAGGCCGCGGCGGTAGTCGTCCAGCACGAGGTACGAGATCGCGTTGTCGATCGCCATCGCGATGTTCGGGACGATGAACGCGAGGAGCTCCTCGCGCTCGACCGGGTCGGCGTGGGCGTACGCGCAGACGCGGATCGTGCCGTTGCGGCGGCCGTCCTGGCCGACGAGCTCGCGGTCCCAGCACGTGACGCCGCCGGCGCCGTGCGACGCCTCGCGCACGATCGAGAGGCCGTCGATCTCGACGTCGAGGGCGAACGTCACCGTCGCGTAGCCGCCGACGTCGATCAGCGCCTTCGCGATCGCGTCGAGGCTCACGTCGAGGTCGAGGTGGCGCTGGACGAGCTCGTTGACGCGGTGGGCGGTCGAGAGCTGCTTCGCCTGGACCTCCAGCTTCGCCTTCTGCCGCTCGATCTCCTGGTAGCGCGCCTGGAGCGCGATCTCGGCGTCGTCGAGCTCGCTCGCGATCTCGCGTGACGCCGTCACCCAGTTGTACGCGCGCCGCAGCGTGCTGACGCGCTCGCTGCCGGCCGGCAGCGTCACGTCGAAGCGCATGCCGCGCTCGATCGGCACGAGCGTGATGCCGGCCTCGCTCTTCCCGAACATGAGCGGCACGACGCGGAAGCCGCCCTTCACGAGGAGGAAGAACTCGGGGGAGTGGACGTACCCGTCGTCGATGCGGACGTCGAGGCTGAGCCGGTTCGTTCCGAGGTCGTGGAAGTCGGTCGTCGTGCAGTCGTGCATCTGACTGCCGCCGCCCTTCTTCCCCTTCTTCGTCCCGTTCGCGAGCCAGCGATAGAACTCCTTCGGCGTGAAGAGCGCGCTCGCGAGGAGGCGCGCGTAGCGGAGGAAGGGCGAGTCGATCCACGACGCGCCCTGGGCTTCGATCTCGTCCGGCGTCCAGATGCGGCGGAGGTTCGTCATGAGCTGGGCGAAGTCCGCCCAGTCGATGCGCTCGTGCTTGTTCTGGAGGTGGGCGAGCGGGATGTCGACCCCGCGCGTCCAGACGTCCGGCGGAAGACCGCGCTTCTTCAGCTCACGGAAGTGGACGTCCAGGACACGGCACGAGACTTCTTTCATGACACCGACTTCAGCGCCCCCATCGCATCGCCATTCCGGACCACGTCATCCCGGTTCCACCGGAGAAGCCGGCGACGACGTCGCCGGGGCGGAGCAGACCTTCCTTCTCGGCTACGGCCAGCTGCAGGGGAAGGTTCACCGAGCTCACGGTGCCGGTGTAGTGGAAGTGCTCGACCGTCTTCGCGTGGGCGAGGCCGGCGCACGCCTGGGTGACGGGGAGGAGCCACTTGAACCCCTGATGCCCGGCGAAGAACGACACGTCCGACGGCGCGAGGCGCGCCTTCTCGAGCGCCTCGCCGACGAACTGCTTCGCGCGATCGGCCATCCGGACGACCATGTCGAGGTTCGCGGCTCGGTCCTCGGAGTAAATCACGCAGCGATCGTCCTGCCAGCGCTTGCCGGGGACGCCGCACAGGAGCGCGCCCCAGAGGTTGCCGTTCTGGTGGTGAGAGAAGGAGAGGAGACCACGACCCTCGCTGACCTCGCCGAGCACCACCGCCGATCCGGCGTCGCCGCCCCAGGCGTCGATCATCTCGCCCGAGTCGGGGAAGCGGGTGAGGGCGGAGGACTGCGTGAGGAGAGCGTACTTGATCGCCCCGCTCTGGATCATCGCCTGCGCGAGGCTGAGCTGGAGCATGAACGAGTTGCAAGCAGCGTCCGTGCCCATCACCATCGTCCGCTGCGGGAGGCCGAGCTTGCCGGCGACCATCGCGGCGGAGGGGACGTTGATGTAGTCGACGCAGATCTGGTGGCTGAGGACGAGGCCGATCTCGTCCTTGTCGATGCCCGCGCGTGCGATCGCCTCACGCGCGGCGAGCGTCTCCATGTCGGAGGCGGTCATGTCGTCGGCGACGACCCGCCGCTCCACCGCGCCCTGGAACGGATCGTTCGCGAGCGCGGCGAGCGCCTCGAGCGTCCGGCGCGAGCCCTCGGTGTTCTCCGCCACGAGCGCGGCATGGAGCTTGTCCATCCGCCGCAGCGCCTTCTCCCGCCACGACTTGACCGTCTCTTCGGACCAGTACGCGTTCGTACGAACGCTCGGGGGAAGGTAAGCCGCCACCCCAACGATACCAACCGACTTGTTCATGACATCACTCCGTGAAATAACCCAAATTAGCCAAAACTGATTCACAAGCTCGAGCGAACCCACTCGAGCCTGGCATGGGAGCTCCGAGGCCCAAGCCCGCCACCCTCGGCGAGCAGGGCGCGCAGCCCCCTGCGATAAAGACCCGCGGCCAAATTCGGAAGCCCGCGGCCCCCCCATCGGCGAGCAGCGGAGGATGCGCGCGTCTTCGCGCGCGTCCTACGGCTGCGATGAAGACCCCCCCTGCGATGAAGCCCCCCGCCGCGGCCAAATTCGGAAGCCCGCGGCCCCCCCATCGGCGAGCAGCGGAGGATGCGCGCGTCTTCGCGCGCGTCCTACGGCTGCGAGCGGGGTGCAGGGGGCGCAGCCCCCTGCGATGAAGAAGCCGCCTTCTTCAGGAACTCGAGGCGTGAGGGCGAGAGGTGGATCGTCGGGTCGATCCGGATGTCGAGGACGAGGGGCTTGTTGCCGGCGAGGGCGACGAGGTCGAGGTCCTTCAGCTGATCGGGGGCGTCGATGACGATGCACTTCGCGCCCGCGCCTTCGGCGAGCTGTTTGATGTCCATCGGCATGGAGAATTTTGGCGTGCGGCCGTAGATAGCATCGTGGCCGATCTCCACCATCCCGTAGCGCTCGTCGTTGAGGACGGCGACGATCATCGGGACGTCGTTCTGCGCGGCGGTGGCGATGTCGCCGAGGGCCATCGAGAAGCAACCGTCACCGCAGATCGAGACGACGGGCGCCTCGGGCCTGGCGACCTTCATGCCGAAGGCGGCGCCGATGCCGGAGCCCATCGAGCCGAGCGCGAGCGTGATCATGAAGCCGCGCGGCGAGCGGGCCTCGATGTGGTGGAGCGCGAAGAACATGTGCGCGCCGATGTCGGACGTGTAGAGCGTGTCGGCGGGGACCGCTTGCTGCAGCTCCCAGAGCGCGCGCTGCGGAGCGATCTTCCCTTCTTTGCCGACGAGGACCTGATCGCCGGTGTTCGCGCGGCGAACGCCGTGCTTCATCGGGAGGCGACGCGGCATGCCCTGCATGCGCTGG
It includes:
- a CDS encoding response regulator, which codes for MKEVSCRVLDVHFRELKKRGLPPDVWTRGVDIPLAHLQNKHERIDWADFAQLMTNLRRIWTPDEIEAQGASWIDSPFLRYARLLASALFTPKEFYRWLANGTKKGKKGGGSQMHDCTTTDFHDLGTNRLSLDVRIDDGYVHSPEFFLLVKGGFRVVPLMFGKSEAGITLVPIERGMRFDVTLPAGSERVSTLRRAYNWVTASREIASELDDAEIALQARYQEIERQKAKLEVQAKQLSTAHRVNELVQRHLDLDVSLDAIAKALIDVGGYATVTFALDVEIDGLSIVREASHGAGGVTCWDRELVGQDGRRNGTIRVCAYAHADPVEREELLAFIVPNIAMAIDNAISYLVLDDYRRGLEARVAERTAELREAKEARDRIFANVNHDLRSPLSLILLAVAEARRSGNVDPAAEKTLSAIEHGARRVLRMVDELLILAEGRENEVKLATTRCDLGRMAGAVAEAWTAAAGAASLTLSHDVATGTIVLADPNALERIMANLVSNALKFTPKGGTVHVAVRREDGRAVLEVQDDGAGIDDDLKKRLFGRFERGEGARKAAIGGSGLGLSLVKELAEAHGGAASVLDAPGGGALFRVELPLAEPAELAEPAESAEGATAANDANAPALRPEDYGAAGSALAEPRIYECMRGGARATILLAEDDPALRDHTAKLLATSYRVIAAPDGTSALALAKDHAPDLLITDIAMPGIDGIELTKRFRALPNNRMAPVLILTTFGGVEDKLAGFDAGAIDHIHKPFEPEELRARVRSQLAIRALALQLLETEKLAALGTLSAGLAHEIRNPANGIVNAVAPLRELLPAEVLEAGSMTAELLDVIEHCANQVGSLSRELLGFKRGVELKRAGVPLDALLRRVKTTMQHTLDGVSLREKLEYTGPIRCAEPLFAQVLTNLLENGAHAAGRGGWVEVRSGLEEQRVVLEVTDSGPGVPEDLRERIFEPFFTTKPAGSGTGLGLSTARDIALRHGGSLDVRRHGGGSVFRLEMPLES
- a CDS encoding response regulator, producing the protein MTPTPTEQLILYVDDEHANRVVFQATFGKKFKIKAVASAEEALDFCAKTHEPVAVIVSDQRMTGMSGDELLRRVKDVSPDTVRMILTAYSDLEPILGAVNEGLVARYVIKPWDRTELEETLRWALEAFVAGRQNNALQLRLVQTERLRTLGQVSAAVLHDLNQPVMAVSMSAEQLSELSKVAPALSRIANGDTKLTEQERSTLAALGEELPDLASNLASCATFMTDLMKQMRQFQRHDTAPPTSGDVAPGPVLKLALSMCRSGGIAGGSKLVFEGPSDLPRVRATSTDLLQVIVNLIRNAQQALEEHHVREGVVRIHTAVADGFLTVSVHDNGPGIPPDVLSKLGTPFYTTRDAGTGLGIAQCKRLVGRLGGDLRIESTLGTGTDVTFTLPVFGATH